In the genome of Abyssalbus ytuae, the window ACTACCAGTGCAGCCTACTCCTTCAATACGCGTGTGAGTAAATCCTAAAAATTCTTTTGCATAATATTCATAACCTGTATGGATATGAGGATTGGTTTGAGGGCCAATACTCATCATACTAAACGGATAAGAAGCAGAAGGGGACATCTGGCCATGGTCGCCGGAAGTACCCAAAAAAACATTTACTCTTTCACTAGCATTTACCGCCTCCTCCTTTCCTTTTTCTAATGGTTTACAGGAGAAAACTACTAACATCAGAAGTAAAAAAAATACTTTGGTATTGAATGAGCTTTCTTTTTTTGGTTTATTATTTTCAGAGTTTAATACATACATATTAACAGATTTAAAACTTTATTTTTATTTATCATTCAGGTTATTTAATTCTAAATATTCGATAACCGGCCGAACACTTTCCGGTGGCAATGTTGGTATTGAAAGTAATACACCAGCCATAGAACTTTTAAGTGTATTAAGTCTTTCCATTAGGGTATATGTTTTTTCAGGATAATAAAAAATCCGGTTCGTAATATTACCCACTTCGTAAACGGGATCAGGCAAGGTACCTATCATATTCTTAGATGCTACTTCAAATTTTAGTTTTTCTGTTGCCTGTACCACCCTTTTTAAGAAACCCTTATTTCCATTAAAAATTTTTAACTGATCGGCAAAAGAGGTATCAAATATCATTTCTATATCTATTTTTTCCGTAACAGGCATTTCAGGAATTTCTACAGATACTGTTAATTCCCTGCTCAAATAATTAGCTTTTACAGTTTTTCCGTTAATAATTACGGCTTGTGGCAATGTTGAATTTAATAACTTTAACTCAAAAGCTTGTTTTTGGGGCATCCCGTTATAATATCCTGTAGCCGGGTTAATAGTTATTTTCATAGTCCTATCACTGGTATTTTCACGTATAACAGTTCTGGTTGAAAAACTACCTTTTTGATACTCATTGGTAGCTTCATCATCACCATATAATTCTGTTTTGGCCCTTGAAGTACCCGGAATAAAAGAAATTACCTGAACCGCTGGTTTTTCCTGAAGGTTTTTCACCTCCGGATTCATATGAATAATAGATCCTGCTTTTATAAAAAAGGGTATTTCTTCTTGTGAATAAAAACGTTCTACTTCCCTGTTACCTTGTAGTAAAGTACCAGAATGGTATTCAAACCAATCTCCTTCCGGAAGCCATATCTTTTTTGAAGCTAACCAGTTCAACTTTGATAAGGGAGTAGTAACCGGAGATACTAATATATCGTCACCAAACATATATTGGCCTTTATAAGTATAAGCTTTTTCCTTCTCAGGATAATCGTAGTACATTGGCCGGCAAACAGATATTCCTGTTTTATAGGCTTGAAAAGCAGTATGATATATATAGGGGGCAAGAGTATATCTAAGCTTAATGGCGCCTCTCATATCATGAAAATATTGAGGAAACATCCAAAACCGGCGTTCTATCTCAGATATTTTAGAGGAGTGTGTGCGCAAAATAGGACTAAATACTCCGTATTGTATCCACCGTAAATATAATTCTCCATCAGTAGGACCGTTATTTGAAAAATGGCCTCCGATATCATGGCTCCAATATCCGTATCCTACGTTAGATGCTGTGGAAGTAAAATAGGGTAAAAAGTCCAATGATTCCCAACTGGAATAAGTATCTCCTGAGAAACCAACCTGATAGCGGTGATTTCCCATTCCTCCCCACCTGTGAAATAATAACGGGCGCTGTTCCTTTTTTTCCATATTTGTAAAAAAAGTATAATTAAGCCACCATGTATTACTGAGGTTTTTAAAGTTTTTATCTTCGAGATATTGTTGCCAATCTAGCCACCAGAAATCTACTCCCCATTCTTCCATAGGTTTGAGGATTACATCAAAATAAGTTTTTGCCCATTTTTTATCGGACATATTGAAAGGAATGTATTCCTTTTTGGAAGTATCAAAACCATATACTCCGGCAAATTCTTCATAGTGTTTTTCCATATTGGATATTCCCGATGCAGGATGTAAATTCAAAGCAGTCTTTAAATGTTGTTTATTAGTCCATGCCATAAACTTCTGCGGTTCCGGAAACAGATCTTTGTTCCATGTATATCCTGTCCATCCTTTTAATTCGCCCATAGGGTCTCTTTCGTTAAGACCGTATGTATAATGCCAATCCATATCAATTACCAATACATCTATAGGAATACCAAACCCTTTTATATCTTTTATCAATTCTCTAAATTCATTATCGTTGTAAGTCCAGTAACGGGACCACCAATATCCAAATGCAAACTTGGGAGGCAACGGAATTTTTCCTGCTACTTTAGTGTAATCATTTAATGCTTTTTTATAATCATTTCCATAGGCAAAAAGATACCAGTCGATAGCTGTGGAATCTGTTCGTTGTGTTACCCAGTTCCAATCTACCGAACCATCAAATAAATTAGTTTTACTGTCATCTACCAAGGCCCAACCGCTGCGGGATAGTATACCTTGTTCAAGATGTTTTTCATAGTCCCAGCCCCGTGCATGATCAAGTGTTCTTAAAGTTCCTTTAAGATTCAAAGTATCTTTGGTTCCTGGTGTCCAAAGTATTTTTTTATGCTTGCTACCTTCAATCCTTACGAAAAGGTTCTCAGCATGAAAAGGGTTGCCATCATTTGTGTATTTTAGTAATAGCTTATCGGTTTTGAGGATGATCTCTTTGCCTTTTTCCCTTTTTGTAAACTTTGGTACGGGGAGGTTTCTGTTTATAAATACCAGGGAGGCTTTGTCTTCAAATTTTCCAGAC includes:
- a CDS encoding glycoside hydrolase family 31 protein — translated: MKLHVLFFFLISGWSIAVFPQQNPVANPASTIVWGNARFTVLTPEMIRMEYSQSGKFEDKASLVFINRNLPVPKFTKREKGKEIILKTDKLLLKYTNDGNPFHAENLFVRIEGSKHKKILWTPGTKDTLNLKGTLRTLDHARGWDYEKHLEQGILSRSGWALVDDSKTNLFDGSVDWNWVTQRTDSTAIDWYLFAYGNDYKKALNDYTKVAGKIPLPPKFAFGYWWSRYWTYNDNEFRELIKDIKGFGIPIDVLVIDMDWHYTYGLNERDPMGELKGWTGYTWNKDLFPEPQKFMAWTNKQHLKTALNLHPASGISNMEKHYEEFAGVYGFDTSKKEYIPFNMSDKKWAKTYFDVILKPMEEWGVDFWWLDWQQYLEDKNFKNLSNTWWLNYTFFTNMEKKEQRPLLFHRWGGMGNHRYQVGFSGDTYSSWESLDFLPYFTSTASNVGYGYWSHDIGGHFSNNGPTDGELYLRWIQYGVFSPILRTHSSKISEIERRFWMFPQYFHDMRGAIKLRYTLAPYIYHTAFQAYKTGISVCRPMYYDYPEKEKAYTYKGQYMFGDDILVSPVTTPLSKLNWLASKKIWLPEGDWFEYHSGTLLQGNREVERFYSQEEIPFFIKAGSIIHMNPEVKNLQEKPAVQVISFIPGTSRAKTELYGDDEATNEYQKGSFSTRTVIRENTSDRTMKITINPATGYYNGMPQKQAFELKLLNSTLPQAVIINGKTVKANYLSRELTVSVEIPEMPVTEKIDIEMIFDTSFADQLKIFNGNKGFLKRVVQATEKLKFEVASKNMIGTLPDPVYEVGNITNRIFYYPEKTYTLMERLNTLKSSMAGVLLSIPTLPPESVRPVIEYLELNNLNDK